The genomic interval TATCAGTATCTCAACCGACCTGAAAGCGGCGGCAGCCACAGCTCCGCCAACTTCCGTCCGGATCAGTTCTCGATCAACAACTTCCCGAGCAGCAACTACGGACGCAACAACGAGCGGCGCGGCGATCTGCCGCCCATCGAGGCCATTTCGAGTGGATCGGGCACCGGAGCCGAGGAGCAGCCGAGCAGCAGTACTCCAGCGGCAGAGGAGGAGGCCAGAACCACTCTGCAGGCAGAAGAGGAGACGGATCCGGCGGCCGCAGCAGTTCCAGTGGCAGCGGAACTGACCACCACGGCGGAGGAGGCTGGACTCGGTAGCCGGACCAGGCGATCCCTACCCGATACGGATGACTATGAGCCGGAGTTCCCGTGGGATCGCGTGCTCGAGTTCCAGCAGAGCATCATTTGGGACTAAGTTCCGGAAATACCAAGCAACCAATCCTAGTAGATACAATTTCAATAGCACAAGGCGACATTTCCGGCGACTATAAAAGTGTGCAAAAATCAACTGTGACTGAAGTACGAGATGAGAAACACGGAAGTAAATGGCTTCGATAAGCGTAAAGTTAGCGTCACGTAACGTCTAGCGCAACGTAACGTAACGTAATTAGCTAAGcttttcataatttaaaaagATGTTTTTAGGCATTTCACTTGGCATTTCACTTCTTCCCAGCGTACCACCATCCCtcttaatttatatatttatacatgtatttatttacaaaacaatttacgaattaattaaacaattacaaGTGCCCGGGCACGATCGCactaattgtttaattaatttgttttgcatttaagCGTAAACAAGGCCtcaactttttaaaataatatttaaagatttaaacGAATAGTTTAGGTGCAAAACTGGAAACTATTTAAAAAGGAAACATATGAACAAAAtgataattaaatacaaaaccaaCACCGAAATTATTTAACCTAAATTTAGTTGCTTATTTATGTTTAGACCTAAGCTGCATTTACTagtagttaaataaaatactatttaaaaaCATGTCTTATTCCTCAAAATTGAAGTTATCTTCAGgagtttaaagtttttaagttGATAGCAGCTTCATTCATATGCACCCATTTAATCGGGCcacaaaatgtaaatgtaaactaAAAAATTACATTGGATTTGTCATCATgggtaatatattttatataactCGGCTTTGATTCACTCACCTAACATTTCTGCGTTGACCACAATATTGCAGCTATACATGGGTGTTACCAATCGTTGTGGCTGATTCTGGAAAGCCTGTCGGCAAACCTCCTTAGCAGCAGTCAAAACTTGACCTATAATTGCGGGTAGAATTTAAAGACTTCGCAACCCTTTTTAGAGTAAATCGCATTAACATACCCGAAAAGGGACCTCGGGAATTTAAATCCTCTCCTTCAGATTGGATAGACCACTCGAGAACCGCAAAACAAACGCCCTGCATGGGCTCCTCGCACAAAGGACCGGCTACGGAGGTAATTTGAAAGCCATTCACCAGCGAACTATTGAAATCCTTTCGTGGATCGGTCTTGGAACGAATATCCGTATCCGACTTGGCGTGACTTGACCAGAAGTCAGGCTGCTCGTAGTCGCTTAGGTTGAGCAGAATGTTGGTTCCGCAGTTGCGAGGACCTAGAGCCCAGATTCGATTCACCAGCTCCTCGGGCGATAGGGTACTTAAGCCAAACAGTTGAAGATCCTGGAGAGCAGCTATCAGTTTTGCTTTAATTGAAGCTAGCAGCGCTGTCCATTTCTCTGAGAGCAGTTGATTTCTAGGAATGGCTGCTAGTTCCTGAGGGACGAAGACATGATCTATTAAGAAATGATTTCCATAAATATCCGATTAGTAACTATTACCTTGAGGAATTCCGAATGGCTTTCCAGCAATTCCACAGCTTCTGCAGGCAGGGGAACCGCTATCACCTTCAGCGTGCCCAGTTTGTTAAGCGTCTGCTGCACGGCAATCTTCTTGCTAACATCCTTGTCCTCCGCCGTCTTTACAATGGCCTCATTTACCATATCCACCGTGGCAGCGGGGACAATTGTTTCCCGGAAGGAAACAATAGGTTTGGAAACATTCACCTTAATCTTAGCGTAACTCTGCTCCAGATCGTGCACACACTTCTCCACATGGACCTCACCCAATGTAGTGATCACATGCTCACCGGTAGGAGCCACGGACACCTGAACACAGGCGTCTGCTTGGTTCAGAAGCTTCAATCCTTTTACCAGCTTGGGCATGTCCTGCGGTTGAACGGGTTCGATGGCCACGCGAAGAATAGGAGTGGCCATGACGCTTAGTTCGCTGAAGGAGGTGCAATCCAAGCTGCTGCTCAAGGTTGCTGTTTTGACGATGTGCGATTCAAGACCACCGATACCCACTATATTTCCTGCGGGCACTTCATCCAGCAGTTGCAGCTCACCACCCATAAACATGTAAAGATCCCCGATGGTCACACGACTTGCGTAGGGTGCTTCCTCCTCCTTGCGATGCGTTGGCTGACGAGGATCGTGTTTGGGCGATAGATTAAACAGCTCCATGCCGCGTTTCAATGTGCCGCTGAAGACTCTGGCGAAGGCTATGAATACAAACTCATTCTGCTCCCCTTCTTCTGGTTTGGATTCCTCCTTTTCCGGAACTTCAACCCGGGTACTCAGCTGTTCCACACCCTGGCTGATCTTCTCGAGCTCCGCTTGTTCACTTTGTTGCTTCCGTTCTTCTATCCGACGACGCACTTCATCCCTGCGCTGCTGAACCTCCTGATCCGTCAGCCTTTTGGGTCGATTCTGTGGCAAATGGGAGATGTGCACTGGCGTCATTTTAGAGACAAACGCAATCACATTTGAACTGTTCGCATCGCAGCTCGTAAAGCTTTCCTTGAGCTTCAGGGTTTCTGGCGGAAGAGAACTCAAATCCAC from Drosophila yakuba strain Tai18E2 chromosome 3L, Prin_Dyak_Tai18E2_2.1, whole genome shotgun sequence carries:
- the LOC6534451 gene encoding elongation factor-like GTPase 1 isoform X2 codes for the protein MPVVEGSDLVQLQRRRQQVRNICILAHVDHGKTTLADSLVASNGIISQRMAGKLRYLDNRADEQERGITMKSSSISLYYQEAEDMAGNPDYLINLIDSPGHVDFSSEVSTAVRLCDGAIVVVDVVEGVGPQTRACLKQIYEEQLKPVLVLNKLDRLILEKQMDPLDAYFHLCQVLEQVNAVLGSIFASDILAKEDITKKDNYESALEEVDDSELYFSPSSGNVIFCSAYDGWAFSVRDFAAMYAKRLEMNRKDLENVLWGDFYYNSKKKEALPGAQEKAKKPMFVQFVLENIWSLYDIIAIRKDKDKLPGIAEKLGLKLAARDLRLTDPKLQIKAVLGQWLPIDKSVLHMVIQHVPPPHQISDERAQRLLYPANVDLSSLPPETLKLKESFTSCDANSSNVIAFVSKMTPVHISHLPQNRPKRLTDQEVQQRRDEVRRRIEERKQQSEQAELEKISQGVEQLSTRVEVPEKEESKPEEGEQNEFVFIAFARVFSGTLKRGMELFNLSPKHDPRQPTHRKEEEAPYASRVTIGDLYMFMGGELQLLDEVPAGNIVGIGGLESHIVKTATLSSSLDCTSFSELSVMATPILRVAIEPVQPQDMPKLVKGLKLLNQADACVQVSVAPTGEHVITTLGEVHVEKCVHDLEQSYAKIKVNVSKPIVSFRETIVPAATVDMVNEAIVKTAEDKDVSKKIAVQQTLNKLGTLKVIAVPLPAEAVELLESHSEFLKELAAIPRNQLLSEKWTALLASIKAKLIAALQDLQLFGLSTLSPEELVNRIWALGPRNCGTNILLNLSDYEQPDFWSSHAKSDTDIRSKTDPRKDFNSSLVNGFQITSVAGPLCEEPMQGVCFAVLEWSIQSEGEDLNSRGPFSGQVLTAAKEVCRQAFQNQPQRLVTPMYSCNIVVNAEMLGKSRPQRIYLRQLNLFPCAG
- the LOC6534451 gene encoding elongation factor-like GTPase 1 isoform X1, producing the protein MPVVEGSDLVQLQRRRQQVRNICILAHVDHGKTTLADSLVASNGIISQRMAGKLRYLDNRADEQERGITMKSSSISLYYQEAEDMAGNPDYLINLIDSPGHVDFSSEVSTAVRLCDGAIVVVDVVEGVGPQTRACLKQIYEEQLKPVLVLNKLDRLILEKQMDPLDAYFHLCQVLEQVNAVLGSIFASDILAKEDITKKDNYESALEEVDDSELYFSPSSGNVIFCSAYDGWAFSVRDFAAMYAKRLEMNRKDLENVLWGDFYYNSKKKEALPGAQEKAKKPMFVQFVLENIWSLYDIIAIRKDKDKLPGIAEKLGLKLAARDLRLTDPKLQIKAVLGQWLPIDKSVLHMVIQHVPPPHQISDERAQRLLYPANVDLSSLPPETLKLKESFTSCDANSSNVIAFVSKMTPVHISHLPQNRPKRLTDQEVQQRRDEVRRRIEERKQQSEQAELEKISQGVEQLSTRVEVPEKEESKPEEGEQNEFVFIAFARVFSGTLKRGMELFNLSPKHDPRQPTHRKEEEAPYASRVTIGDLYMFMGGELQLLDEVPAGNIVGIGGLESHIVKTATLSSSLDCTSFSELSVMATPILRVAIEPVQPQDMPKLVKGLKLLNQADACVQVSVAPTGEHVITTLGEVHVEKCVHDLEQSYAKIKVNVSKPIVSFRETIVPAATVDMVNEAIVKTAEDKDVSKKIAVQQTLNKLGTLKVIAVPLPAEAVELLESHSEFLKELAAIPRNQLLSEKWTALLASIKAKLIAALQDLQLFGLSTLSPEELVNRIWALGPRNCGTNILLNLSDYEQPDFWSSHAKSDTDIRSKTDPRKDFNSSLVNGFQITSVAGPLCEEPMQGVCFAVLEWSIQSEGEDLNSRGPFSGQVLTAAKEVCRQAFQNQPQRLVTPMYSCNIVVNAEMLGKMYAVIGRRHGKILSGDLTQGSGNFAVTCLLPVIESFNFAQEMRKQTSGLACPQLMFSHWEVIDIDPFWLPTTEEELMHFGEKADSANRAKVYMDSVRRRKGLFVDEQVVEHAEKQRTLSKNK